The following proteins are encoded in a genomic region of Cataglyphis hispanica isolate Lineage 1 chromosome 1, ULB_Chis1_1.0, whole genome shotgun sequence:
- the LOC126858745 gene encoding sialin-like isoform X2, with the protein MTTMAALVRLKRGSVQLRHAALEVRAAVRARHIVAALVAVGFALCGAVEVSSSVALLANQKDNHAIIDTSWHCDMLVNISSRNRTEDFEIIFMELPQEERAESIMREAFLWGQVAGPILGGCLVWGRSGPSMVFSRAVLSACVASLLVPAAWRGPSHVALRLLQGLCTGATMPAAHMLAMTWFKSNHRSWYFSCYAAVSVGYCLTGWLGTAVVRTFGRDSLCYGLVLLALCWYFAFGRFVKDTPRSYQHDTNAAVIPWGKLLRSVPVWASAVATMGNQWGDATLALGMTKYLKLIYGFSTANDSVLTTLPHIGHFMAALTCGLLVDHVRESKIVSTTTARKLVVYTAHFIPAALLFVAGYAGCQALGAAWLGIAALLVSGTAPAGALAAIADLAPAESPACAAAACALCSTLGAAGLLAANYFVTQALHGSIAGSWRLVFGVASVVLLTTAAVFLALGKGVPQPWIPSVARPRSHDVIYEQDAFELDHEDVGVQTEPYGPYMLEDDVESLKNVPRSASIHSKLSVASN; encoded by the exons ATGACGACGATGGCGGCGCTAGTTCGTCTTAAACGCGGTAGCGTCCAGCTAAGACACGCGGCACTCGAGGTCAGAG CGGCTGTACGGGCGCGACACATTGTCGCCGCACTGGTCGCAGTTGGATTTGCGCTTTGCGGCGCGGTCGAAGTCAGTTCCTCCGTCGCATTACTAGCGAATCAAAAAGACAATCATGCCATCATCGATACATCTTGGCACTGTGATATGCTGGTTAATATTAGCAGCCGCAATCGCACCGAGGACtttgagattatatttatggaG CTACCGCAGGAGGAGCGAGCGGAATCGATTATGCGCGAGGCTTTCTTATGGGGACAGGTCGCCGGCCCAATTCTCGGAGGTTGCTTGGTATGGGGTCGATCCGGACCCTCTATGGTGTTCTCACGCGCGGTTCTTAGCGCCTGTGTAGCGTCTCTGTTAGTACCTGCCGCCTGGCGCGGACCATCGCACGTTGCGCTTCGTTTACTTCAAGGATTATGCACC GGCGCGACCATGCCTGCTGCTCACATGCTGGCTATGACGTGGTTTAAGAGTAATCACAGAAGTTGGTACTTCAGTTGTTACGCAG CTGTTAGCGTAGGTTATTGCCTCACCGGATGGCTGGGCACCGCGGTGGTGCGAACGTTCGGCCGCGATTCTTTGTGTTACGGTCTGGTTCTTTTGGCGCTATGCTGGTATTTCGCCTTTGGTCGATTCGTCAAGGATACACCAAGGTCTTATCAACACGATACAAAC GCAGCTGTAATACCATGGGGAAAATTACTGAGATCTGTACCCGTCTGGGCGTCCGCAGTAGCGACTATGGGTAATCAATGGGGCGACGCGACGCTCGCTCTTGGCATGACGAAATACCTGAAGCTCATATATGGTTTCTCTACAGCTAAC GACTCGGTGTTGACCACATTACCTCACATCGGTCACTTCATGGCTGCACTGACCTGTGGTCTTCTAGTAGATCACGTCCGCGAGTCTAAAATAGTTTCCACAACCACGGCGAGAAAGTTGGTCGTCTACACAG CCCATTTCATCCCCGCGGCTCTCCTTTTCGTCGCCGGTTACGCCGGATGTCAGGCCCTGGGCGCAGCCTGGCTGGGAATAGCAGCCCTTCTCGTTTCCGGTACTGCACCGGCCGGTGCACTAGCGGCTATAGCCGATCTCGCACCTGCGGAATCGCCGGCGTGCGCCGCGGCCGCGTGCGCTCTCTGCTCTACGTTGGGCGCCGCAGGATTGCTGGCTGCCAACTACTTCGTCACTCAGGCTCTTCATGGCTCC ATCGCCGGCTCTTGGCGATTGGTGTTCGGCGTCGCATCCGTCGTCTTGTTAACGACCGCTGCGGTTTTTCTCGCGCTCGGCAAAGGCGTTCCGCAACCGTGGATCCCATCGGTGGCGAGACCGCGGAGTCACGACGTAATCTACGAGCAGGACGCCTTCGAGCTCGATCACGAGGACGTGGGCGTGCAGACCGAGCCTTATGGGCCCTACATGCTGGAGGATGACGTCGAGAGCCTGAAGAACGTGCCTCGCTCCGCGTCTATTCATTCTAAGCTCTCGGTGGCTTCTAATTGA
- the LOC126858745 gene encoding sialin-like isoform X1: protein MADFVKRGSVQFVKQGSCQLKLAAQEVRAAVRARHIVAALVAVGFALCGAVEVSSSVALLANQKDNHAIIDTSWHCDMLVNISSRNRTEDFEIIFMELPQEERAESIMREAFLWGQVAGPILGGCLVWGRSGPSMVFSRAVLSACVASLLVPAAWRGPSHVALRLLQGLCTGATMPAAHMLAMTWFKSNHRSWYFSCYAAVSVGYCLTGWLGTAVVRTFGRDSLCYGLVLLALCWYFAFGRFVKDTPRSYQHDTNAAVIPWGKLLRSVPVWASAVATMGNQWGDATLALGMTKYLKLIYGFSTANDSVLTTLPHIGHFMAALTCGLLVDHVRESKIVSTTTARKLVVYTAHFIPAALLFVAGYAGCQALGAAWLGIAALLVSGTAPAGALAAIADLAPAESPACAAAACALCSTLGAAGLLAANYFVTQALHGSIAGSWRLVFGVASVVLLTTAAVFLALGKGVPQPWIPSVARPRSHDVIYEQDAFELDHEDVGVQTEPYGPYMLEDDVESLKNVPRSASIHSKLSVASN, encoded by the exons ATGGCAGACTTCGTCAAAAGAGGTAGTGTGCAGTTTGTTAAACAAGGCAGTTGTCAATTAAAGCTCGCTGCACAAGAAGTTCGAG CGGCTGTACGGGCGCGACACATTGTCGCCGCACTGGTCGCAGTTGGATTTGCGCTTTGCGGCGCGGTCGAAGTCAGTTCCTCCGTCGCATTACTAGCGAATCAAAAAGACAATCATGCCATCATCGATACATCTTGGCACTGTGATATGCTGGTTAATATTAGCAGCCGCAATCGCACCGAGGACtttgagattatatttatggaG CTACCGCAGGAGGAGCGAGCGGAATCGATTATGCGCGAGGCTTTCTTATGGGGACAGGTCGCCGGCCCAATTCTCGGAGGTTGCTTGGTATGGGGTCGATCCGGACCCTCTATGGTGTTCTCACGCGCGGTTCTTAGCGCCTGTGTAGCGTCTCTGTTAGTACCTGCCGCCTGGCGCGGACCATCGCACGTTGCGCTTCGTTTACTTCAAGGATTATGCACC GGCGCGACCATGCCTGCTGCTCACATGCTGGCTATGACGTGGTTTAAGAGTAATCACAGAAGTTGGTACTTCAGTTGTTACGCAG CTGTTAGCGTAGGTTATTGCCTCACCGGATGGCTGGGCACCGCGGTGGTGCGAACGTTCGGCCGCGATTCTTTGTGTTACGGTCTGGTTCTTTTGGCGCTATGCTGGTATTTCGCCTTTGGTCGATTCGTCAAGGATACACCAAGGTCTTATCAACACGATACAAAC GCAGCTGTAATACCATGGGGAAAATTACTGAGATCTGTACCCGTCTGGGCGTCCGCAGTAGCGACTATGGGTAATCAATGGGGCGACGCGACGCTCGCTCTTGGCATGACGAAATACCTGAAGCTCATATATGGTTTCTCTACAGCTAAC GACTCGGTGTTGACCACATTACCTCACATCGGTCACTTCATGGCTGCACTGACCTGTGGTCTTCTAGTAGATCACGTCCGCGAGTCTAAAATAGTTTCCACAACCACGGCGAGAAAGTTGGTCGTCTACACAG CCCATTTCATCCCCGCGGCTCTCCTTTTCGTCGCCGGTTACGCCGGATGTCAGGCCCTGGGCGCAGCCTGGCTGGGAATAGCAGCCCTTCTCGTTTCCGGTACTGCACCGGCCGGTGCACTAGCGGCTATAGCCGATCTCGCACCTGCGGAATCGCCGGCGTGCGCCGCGGCCGCGTGCGCTCTCTGCTCTACGTTGGGCGCCGCAGGATTGCTGGCTGCCAACTACTTCGTCACTCAGGCTCTTCATGGCTCC ATCGCCGGCTCTTGGCGATTGGTGTTCGGCGTCGCATCCGTCGTCTTGTTAACGACCGCTGCGGTTTTTCTCGCGCTCGGCAAAGGCGTTCCGCAACCGTGGATCCCATCGGTGGCGAGACCGCGGAGTCACGACGTAATCTACGAGCAGGACGCCTTCGAGCTCGATCACGAGGACGTGGGCGTGCAGACCGAGCCTTATGGGCCCTACATGCTGGAGGATGACGTCGAGAGCCTGAAGAACGTGCCTCGCTCCGCGTCTATTCATTCTAAGCTCTCGGTGGCTTCTAATTGA
- the LOC126857268 gene encoding uncharacterized protein LOC126857268 isoform X1 encodes MVSSSSKMTPWLMAFFCLATAGCSNVTDQQTSETQHDHQVAILKQIRKVNEDGSYTYGYEAGDGSFKVESRDVLGNVKGTFGFIDADGEIKRVSYSSSNGTGFKATTMSPLQEHVSVVQSIPRANRTLTTKKPSIVYATTTEGSTKSSVVQSIPRTRKTTTSATTTTTTSSTTPETPKTILGHYLKGTSKSRPRFIINGQQRPIVLEESIDDEDSQINRPSTDDKNGVYRRIIFAKRPIEHSLPPISEDFVEKEDEAKITTGNNLRRQLHDETTKSNSDSADNSDDHSDVYGGSLSTTRPLFTTSSPSRAIQRVSSTSRTDRPKIYVNRENVGAAGRFDSPKYEDSRIYETETKASQEERTPTPQILLRSSTARVPMENREYVRQSTEPVFVRQQPEQYLRELPPRLLVQSQQGNLEEDGVYRAIPIGRILFRPPPNQQPVYSTTTDANIHYLTENPAPDQEDQARIAINANYARPRPVMRPLIYSEAERRQPALLRPIPGPMVHPDDRDYQATTPEYPYRPGALALPPEPPNPITPPLSRRDFQTLLRRLLVSQYGVQALSYPKSYLEDALYDEQPYPSYPAGYQAPLSRPELAYDQQAQYGERVSLRRPLYPRALHPAYHHQYDDYHDGRYSKRVYRQKFYAQDVSDDGDEVLPAAIREALLLRMVNLAINAERSTMMPTTVMTTTTPASRYRKTGPVRSVQIITDDEEEEKDARKKM; translated from the exons ATGGTTTCCAGTTCCAGCAAG ATGACGCCATGGCTGATGGCATTCTTCTGTCTGGCGACAGCCGGCTGTTCCAACGTCACGGACCAGCAAACATCGGAAACGCAGCACGATCATCAAGTGGCGATCTTGAAGCAGATCAGAAAGGTGAATGAAGACGGTTCTTACACGTATGGTTACGAAGCTGGTGATGGATCATTCAAG GTTGAGAGTCGCGACGTTCTGGGCAACGTTAAAGGCACGTTCGGTTTCATCGACGCCGACGGCGAGATAAAGAGAGTCTCGTATTCCTCATCGAACGGGACGGGCTTTAAAGCAACCACCATGTCGCCATTGCAGGAACACGTGTCAGTCGTGCAGAGCATACCGCGCGCCAATCGTACATTAACTACGAAGAAGCCAAGCATCGTGTACGCTACGACGACGGAGGGATCGACCAAATCGTCGGTTGTACAGTCGATTCCTCGAACGAGGAAGACAACCACCAGTGCCACCACGACGACCACGACCAGCAGCACCACGCCAGAGACGCCAAAGACGATTCTCGGACATTACTTGAAAGGCACGTCGAAAAGCAGACCGCGTTTCATCATCAACGGTCAGCAAAGGCCGATTGTGTTAGAGGAAAGCATTGATGACGAAGATTCGCAGATCAATCGACCTAGTACAGATGACAAAAACGGCGTTTATAGAAGAATCATTTTTGCCAAGAGACCGATTGAGCACAGCCTGCCGCCGATATCCGAGGACTTTGTGGAGAAGGAAGACGAAGCCAAGATTACAACGGGAAACAATTTAAGGAGACAATTGCACGACGAGACCACCAAGTCAAATTCCGATAGCGCGGATAATAGCGACGATCATTCCGACGTTTACGGTGGTTCTTTGTCTACGACGCGACCTCTGTTCACCACATCCTCTCCATCGCGGGCCATCCAGAGAGTTTCCAGTACCTCGCGCACGGATCGACCAAAGATCTACGTCAATCGGGAGAATGTGGGAGCGGCTGGTCGATTTGACAGTCCGAAATACGAAGATTCTCGAATCTACGAGACGGAGACAAAAGCTAGTCAAGAGGAGCGCACGCCGACGCCGCAGATCCTGCTACGCAGTTCCACCGCTCGAGTACCCATGGAGAACCGGGAATATGTCAGACAGAGCACGGAGCCTGTCTTCGTGAGACAGCAGCCCGAGCAATATCTGCGGGAATTGCCGCCTAGATTACTCGTACAGTCTCAACAGGGCAACCTCGAAGAGGACGGTGTCTACAGAGCAATACCAATCGGCAGAATCTTGTTCCGGCCGCCTCCCAATCAGCAGCCAGTCTACTCGACCACGACGGACGCCAATATTCACTATCTAACGGAGAATCCCGCGCCCGATCAAGAGGACCAGGCGCGAATCGCGATAAACGCGAACTATGCGCGCCCGCGTCCCGTGATGCGACCGCTGATCTATTCGGAGGCTGAACGAAGACAACCCGCGCTTCTGCGACCGATTCCCGGTCCGATGGTTCATCCCGATGACAGAGATTATCAGGCGACCACACCCGAATATCCTTACAGACCTGGCGCGCTGGCGCTGCCTCCAGAACCGCCAAATCCAATCACGCCTCCTCTGAGTCGACGAGACTTTCAGACATTGCTGAGGAGGCTGTTGGTGAGCCAATACGGCGTGCAAGCTCTATCCTATCCAAAGAGTTACCTCGAGGATGCCCTGTACGATGAGCAGCCGTATCCATCATATCCGGCAGGCTACCAGGCGCCGCTTTCGAGACCCGAACTGGCGTACGATCAGCAGGCACAATATGGTGAACGCGTGTCTCTCAGACGACCGCTGTATCCTCGTGCTCTGCATCCTGCTTATCATCATCAATATGACGATTATCACGATGGCAGATACTCCAAGAGAGTGTATAGGCAGAAATTCTACGCGCAGGACGTATCCGACGATGGCGATGAGGTTCTCCCGGCAGCCATCAGAGAAGCCTTATTGTTGAGGATGGTAAATCTAGCGATCAACGCTGAACGATCGACGATGATGCCGACAACTGTGATGACTACTACAACGCCGGCGTCCAGGTATAGAAAGACGGGTCCGGTCAGGAGTGTACAGATTATCACGGAcgacgaggaggaggagaaggacgCGAGGAAAAAGATGTAA
- the LOC126857268 gene encoding uncharacterized protein LOC126857268 isoform X2: MVSSSSKMTPWLMAFFCLATAGCSNVTDQQTSETQHDHQVAILKQIRKVNEDGSYTYGYEAGDGSFKEHVSVVQSIPRANRTLTTKKPSIVYATTTEGSTKSSVVQSIPRTRKTTTSATTTTTTSSTTPETPKTILGHYLKGTSKSRPRFIINGQQRPIVLEESIDDEDSQINRPSTDDKNGVYRRIIFAKRPIEHSLPPISEDFVEKEDEAKITTGNNLRRQLHDETTKSNSDSADNSDDHSDVYGGSLSTTRPLFTTSSPSRAIQRVSSTSRTDRPKIYVNRENVGAAGRFDSPKYEDSRIYETETKASQEERTPTPQILLRSSTARVPMENREYVRQSTEPVFVRQQPEQYLRELPPRLLVQSQQGNLEEDGVYRAIPIGRILFRPPPNQQPVYSTTTDANIHYLTENPAPDQEDQARIAINANYARPRPVMRPLIYSEAERRQPALLRPIPGPMVHPDDRDYQATTPEYPYRPGALALPPEPPNPITPPLSRRDFQTLLRRLLVSQYGVQALSYPKSYLEDALYDEQPYPSYPAGYQAPLSRPELAYDQQAQYGERVSLRRPLYPRALHPAYHHQYDDYHDGRYSKRVYRQKFYAQDVSDDGDEVLPAAIREALLLRMVNLAINAERSTMMPTTVMTTTTPASRYRKTGPVRSVQIITDDEEEEKDARKKM, from the exons ATGGTTTCCAGTTCCAGCAAG ATGACGCCATGGCTGATGGCATTCTTCTGTCTGGCGACAGCCGGCTGTTCCAACGTCACGGACCAGCAAACATCGGAAACGCAGCACGATCATCAAGTGGCGATCTTGAAGCAGATCAGAAAGGTGAATGAAGACGGTTCTTACACGTATGGTTACGAAGCTGGTGATGGATCATTCAAG GAACACGTGTCAGTCGTGCAGAGCATACCGCGCGCCAATCGTACATTAACTACGAAGAAGCCAAGCATCGTGTACGCTACGACGACGGAGGGATCGACCAAATCGTCGGTTGTACAGTCGATTCCTCGAACGAGGAAGACAACCACCAGTGCCACCACGACGACCACGACCAGCAGCACCACGCCAGAGACGCCAAAGACGATTCTCGGACATTACTTGAAAGGCACGTCGAAAAGCAGACCGCGTTTCATCATCAACGGTCAGCAAAGGCCGATTGTGTTAGAGGAAAGCATTGATGACGAAGATTCGCAGATCAATCGACCTAGTACAGATGACAAAAACGGCGTTTATAGAAGAATCATTTTTGCCAAGAGACCGATTGAGCACAGCCTGCCGCCGATATCCGAGGACTTTGTGGAGAAGGAAGACGAAGCCAAGATTACAACGGGAAACAATTTAAGGAGACAATTGCACGACGAGACCACCAAGTCAAATTCCGATAGCGCGGATAATAGCGACGATCATTCCGACGTTTACGGTGGTTCTTTGTCTACGACGCGACCTCTGTTCACCACATCCTCTCCATCGCGGGCCATCCAGAGAGTTTCCAGTACCTCGCGCACGGATCGACCAAAGATCTACGTCAATCGGGAGAATGTGGGAGCGGCTGGTCGATTTGACAGTCCGAAATACGAAGATTCTCGAATCTACGAGACGGAGACAAAAGCTAGTCAAGAGGAGCGCACGCCGACGCCGCAGATCCTGCTACGCAGTTCCACCGCTCGAGTACCCATGGAGAACCGGGAATATGTCAGACAGAGCACGGAGCCTGTCTTCGTGAGACAGCAGCCCGAGCAATATCTGCGGGAATTGCCGCCTAGATTACTCGTACAGTCTCAACAGGGCAACCTCGAAGAGGACGGTGTCTACAGAGCAATACCAATCGGCAGAATCTTGTTCCGGCCGCCTCCCAATCAGCAGCCAGTCTACTCGACCACGACGGACGCCAATATTCACTATCTAACGGAGAATCCCGCGCCCGATCAAGAGGACCAGGCGCGAATCGCGATAAACGCGAACTATGCGCGCCCGCGTCCCGTGATGCGACCGCTGATCTATTCGGAGGCTGAACGAAGACAACCCGCGCTTCTGCGACCGATTCCCGGTCCGATGGTTCATCCCGATGACAGAGATTATCAGGCGACCACACCCGAATATCCTTACAGACCTGGCGCGCTGGCGCTGCCTCCAGAACCGCCAAATCCAATCACGCCTCCTCTGAGTCGACGAGACTTTCAGACATTGCTGAGGAGGCTGTTGGTGAGCCAATACGGCGTGCAAGCTCTATCCTATCCAAAGAGTTACCTCGAGGATGCCCTGTACGATGAGCAGCCGTATCCATCATATCCGGCAGGCTACCAGGCGCCGCTTTCGAGACCCGAACTGGCGTACGATCAGCAGGCACAATATGGTGAACGCGTGTCTCTCAGACGACCGCTGTATCCTCGTGCTCTGCATCCTGCTTATCATCATCAATATGACGATTATCACGATGGCAGATACTCCAAGAGAGTGTATAGGCAGAAATTCTACGCGCAGGACGTATCCGACGATGGCGATGAGGTTCTCCCGGCAGCCATCAGAGAAGCCTTATTGTTGAGGATGGTAAATCTAGCGATCAACGCTGAACGATCGACGATGATGCCGACAACTGTGATGACTACTACAACGCCGGCGTCCAGGTATAGAAAGACGGGTCCGGTCAGGAGTGTACAGATTATCACGGAcgacgaggaggaggagaaggacgCGAGGAAAAAGATGTAA